One window of the Pieris brassicae chromosome 2, ilPieBrab1.1, whole genome shotgun sequence genome contains the following:
- the LOC123718187 gene encoding dolichyl-diphosphooligosaccharide--protein glycosyltransferase subunit STT3B isoform X1: protein MPTTTAAKPVNGHNQGIFHNTAGFSTLITVTVLTLAWLAGFASRLFAVIRFESIIHEFDPWFNYRSTAYMVEHGFYNFLNWFDERAWYPLGRIVGGTVYPGLMLTSGTIHWLLHALNIPIHIRDICVFLAPVFSGLTAIATYLLTSELWSRGAGLFAACFIAIVPGYSSRSVAGSYDNEGIAIFALQFTYYLWLKSVKSGSVFWSICTALSYFYMVSAWGGYVFIINLIPLHVFVLLIMGRFSQRLFVSYTVFYIIGLVFSMQIPFVGFQPIRTSEHMAASGVFALLMVVGALKYLHSLNPKGEWKQLLVLGTLVAAGAVFLAVVALTYMGVIAPWSGRFYSLWDTGYAKIHIPIIASVSEHQPTTWSSFFFDLHVLVCTFPVGLWYCIKNINDERVFVALYAISAVYFAGVMVRLMLTLTPVVCVLSGIAFSIILELVLREDDPTQASVETEESKNLYDKAGKVKKRVPEPAQTQEQGLGLYARPGTVIAFMILLMLFSVHCTWATSNAYSSPSIVLASYGNDGSRRILDDFREAYGWLSQNTAEDARIMSWWDYGYQIAGMGNRTTLVDNNTWNNSHIALVGKAMASNESAAYEIMSMLDVDYVLVIFGGAIGYSGDDINKFIWMVRIAEGEHPKDIHEADYFTERGEYRIDAEGSKTMLNCLMYKLSYYRYDSGGSPPGYDRTRNAMPGNRGFKLTYLEESYTTEHWLVRIYRVKKRDEFNRPRVPLAKRTISTSNSISKKLAYDVGSMTSKRRKGLLKNKPTVVKGKKMRLE, encoded by the exons atGCCGACAACAACTGCGGCGAAACCGGTAAATGGCCATAATCAAGGAATATTCCACAACACAGCCGGCTTTAGCACCCTCATCACGGTTACAGTTTTGACTCTTGCTTGGTTGGCCGGCTTTGCATCCCGGCTTTTTGCTGTTATACGATTCGAAAGTATTATTCATGAGTTTGATCCATG GTTTAACTACAGATCCACGGCCTATATGGTGGAACATGGATTTTACAATTTCTTGAATTGGTTTGATGAGCGAGCTTGGTATCCTCTAGGAAGAATTGTTGGGGGTACTGTGTATCCTGGTCTGATGCTTACATCGGGTACCATCCATTGGCTTTTACATGCCCTTAATATTCCAATACATATTAGAGATATATGTGTATTTCTTGCTCCAGTGTTTAG TGGGCTCACAGCAATagctacatatttattgacaTCAGAGCTTTGGTCTAGAGGAGCTGGTTTATTTGCTGCTTGCTTTATAGCAATTGTGCCTGGATACAGTAGCAGGTCTGTGGCTGGAAGCTACGACAATGAAGGAATTGCTATCTTTGCTCTACAATTCACATATTATTTATGGCTAAAAAGTGTTAAAAGCGGCTCAGTCTTTTGGTCAATATGCACAGCACTATCTTACTTTTACATG GTATCAGCATGGGGtggttatgtttttattataaatttaatccCCCTCCATGTATTTGTCCTGCTTATAATGGGAAGATTCTCGCAAAGACTGTTTGTGAGCTACACAGTCTTCTACATAATAGGACTGGTATTTTCAATGCAAATACCTTTTGTTGGATTCCAACCTATTCGGACTAGTGAGCATATGGCTGCTTCAG GTGTGTTTGCATTGTTAATGGTAGTTGGAgcattgaaatatttacacaGTTTGAATCCAAAAGGTGAATGGAAGCAACTCCTGGTACTAGGCACGCTTGTCGCAGCTGGTGCCGTATTTTTGGCGGTTGTGGCCTTGACTTATATGGGAGTTATTGCTCCCTGGAGCGGAag GTTTTACTCTCTATGGGATACAGGTTATGCAAAGATTCATATCCCTATAATAGCCTCGGTGTCTGAACATCAGCCTACCACGTGGTCGTCATTTTTCTTTGACCTGCACGTGCTGGTCTGCACTTTCCCGGTTGGTCTGTGGTACTGCATAAAGAATATCAATGATGAACGTGTGTTTg TTGCCCTGTACGCAATAAGCGCGGTATACTTCGCGGGTGTGATGGTTCGTCTGATGCTGACACTCACGCCAGTTGTATGTGTCTTGTCTGGAATCGCATTCTCCATAATTCTGGAGCTCGTCCTTCGTGAGGATGACCCAACACAAGCCTCTGTCGAAACTGAAGAGTCCaagaatttgtatgacaag gcGGGCAAAGTAAAGAAACGCGTCCCAGAACCAGCGCAGACGCAAGAACAGGGGCTGGGATTATATGCACGTCCCGGCACCGTCATAGCCTTCATGATATTACTCATGCTGTTCTCCGTACATTGTACTTGGGCCACTTCGAATGCTTACTCCAGCCCCAGTATAGTGCTCGCCAGCTATGGCAACGATGG ATCGCGAAGAATTTTAGATGACTTCAGGGAAGCCTATGGATGGTTATCACAGAACACGGCTGAAGATGCAAGAATTATGTCCTGGTGGGATTACGGATATCAG ATAGCTGGAATGGGAAATCGTACAACACTAGTGGACAATAATACATGGAACAATTCCCATATTGCCCTTGTGGGTAAAGCGATGGCGAGTAATGAGAGTGCGGCCTATGAAATTATGAGCATGCTTGACGTCGATTATGTGTTGGTGATCTTTGGTGGAGCTATTGGATACTCGGGAGACgacattaataaattcatatggATGGTTAGGATTGCTGAAGGTGAACATCCCAAGGATATACAC GAAGCCGATTATTTCACTGAGCGTGGAGAATACAGAATAGATGCGGAAGGCTCTAAAACTATGTTGAATTGTTTAATGTATAAGTTGTCCTATTACAG ATATGATAGTGGTGGAAGTCCACCAGGCTATGATAGAACACGAAACGCGATGCCAGGAAATCGTGGTTTCAAACTAACTTACCTCGAAGAGTCGTACACTACGGAGCATTGGCTCGTTAGAATATACAG agtGAAGAAGCGAGACGAATTCAACAGACCGCGTGTTCCGCTCGCAAAGAGAACTATATCAACAAGCAACTCTATATCTAAAAAG CTTGCGTACGATGTAGGATCTATG ACGTCGAAGAGAAGAAAAGgtctacttaaaaataaaccaactGTTGTCAAAGGTAAGAAGATGAGACTAGAGTGA
- the LOC123718187 gene encoding dolichyl-diphosphooligosaccharide--protein glycosyltransferase subunit STT3B isoform X3, with the protein MPTTTAAKPVNGHNQGIFHNTAGFSTLITVTVLTLAWLAGFASRLFAVIRFESIIHEFDPWFNYRSTAYMVEHGFYNFLNWFDERAWYPLGRIVGGTVYPGLMLTSGTIHWLLHALNIPIHIRDICVFLAPVFSGLTAIATYLLTSELWSRGAGLFAACFIAIVPGYSSRSVAGSYDNEGIAIFALQFTYYLWLKSVKSGSVFWSICTALSYFYMVSAWGGYVFIINLIPLHVFVLLIMGRFSQRLFVSYTVFYIIGLVFSMQIPFVGFQPIRTSEHMAASGVFALLMVVGALKYLHSLNPKGEWKQLLVLGTLVAAGAVFLAVVALTYMGVIAPWSGRFYSLWDTGYAKIHIPIIASVSEHQPTTWSSFFFDLHVLVCTFPVGLWYCIKNINDERVFVALYAISAVYFAGVMVRLMLTLTPVVCVLSGIAFSIILELVLREDDPTQASVETEESKNLYDKAGKVKKRVPEPAQTQEQGLGLYARPGTVIAFMILLMLFSVHCTWATSNAYSSPSIVLASYGNDGSRRILDDFREAYGWLSQNTAEDARIMSWWDYGYQIAGMGNRTTLVDNNTWNNSHIALVGKAMASNESAAYEIMSMLDVDYVLVIFGGAIGYSGDDINKFIWMVRIAEGEHPKDIHEADYFTERGEYRIDAEGSKTMLNCLMYKLSYYRYDSGGSPPGYDRTRNAMPGNRGFKLTYLEESYTTEHWLVRIYRVKKRDEFNRPRVPLAKRTISTSNSISKKARSSL; encoded by the exons atGCCGACAACAACTGCGGCGAAACCGGTAAATGGCCATAATCAAGGAATATTCCACAACACAGCCGGCTTTAGCACCCTCATCACGGTTACAGTTTTGACTCTTGCTTGGTTGGCCGGCTTTGCATCCCGGCTTTTTGCTGTTATACGATTCGAAAGTATTATTCATGAGTTTGATCCATG GTTTAACTACAGATCCACGGCCTATATGGTGGAACATGGATTTTACAATTTCTTGAATTGGTTTGATGAGCGAGCTTGGTATCCTCTAGGAAGAATTGTTGGGGGTACTGTGTATCCTGGTCTGATGCTTACATCGGGTACCATCCATTGGCTTTTACATGCCCTTAATATTCCAATACATATTAGAGATATATGTGTATTTCTTGCTCCAGTGTTTAG TGGGCTCACAGCAATagctacatatttattgacaTCAGAGCTTTGGTCTAGAGGAGCTGGTTTATTTGCTGCTTGCTTTATAGCAATTGTGCCTGGATACAGTAGCAGGTCTGTGGCTGGAAGCTACGACAATGAAGGAATTGCTATCTTTGCTCTACAATTCACATATTATTTATGGCTAAAAAGTGTTAAAAGCGGCTCAGTCTTTTGGTCAATATGCACAGCACTATCTTACTTTTACATG GTATCAGCATGGGGtggttatgtttttattataaatttaatccCCCTCCATGTATTTGTCCTGCTTATAATGGGAAGATTCTCGCAAAGACTGTTTGTGAGCTACACAGTCTTCTACATAATAGGACTGGTATTTTCAATGCAAATACCTTTTGTTGGATTCCAACCTATTCGGACTAGTGAGCATATGGCTGCTTCAG GTGTGTTTGCATTGTTAATGGTAGTTGGAgcattgaaatatttacacaGTTTGAATCCAAAAGGTGAATGGAAGCAACTCCTGGTACTAGGCACGCTTGTCGCAGCTGGTGCCGTATTTTTGGCGGTTGTGGCCTTGACTTATATGGGAGTTATTGCTCCCTGGAGCGGAag GTTTTACTCTCTATGGGATACAGGTTATGCAAAGATTCATATCCCTATAATAGCCTCGGTGTCTGAACATCAGCCTACCACGTGGTCGTCATTTTTCTTTGACCTGCACGTGCTGGTCTGCACTTTCCCGGTTGGTCTGTGGTACTGCATAAAGAATATCAATGATGAACGTGTGTTTg TTGCCCTGTACGCAATAAGCGCGGTATACTTCGCGGGTGTGATGGTTCGTCTGATGCTGACACTCACGCCAGTTGTATGTGTCTTGTCTGGAATCGCATTCTCCATAATTCTGGAGCTCGTCCTTCGTGAGGATGACCCAACACAAGCCTCTGTCGAAACTGAAGAGTCCaagaatttgtatgacaag gcGGGCAAAGTAAAGAAACGCGTCCCAGAACCAGCGCAGACGCAAGAACAGGGGCTGGGATTATATGCACGTCCCGGCACCGTCATAGCCTTCATGATATTACTCATGCTGTTCTCCGTACATTGTACTTGGGCCACTTCGAATGCTTACTCCAGCCCCAGTATAGTGCTCGCCAGCTATGGCAACGATGG ATCGCGAAGAATTTTAGATGACTTCAGGGAAGCCTATGGATGGTTATCACAGAACACGGCTGAAGATGCAAGAATTATGTCCTGGTGGGATTACGGATATCAG ATAGCTGGAATGGGAAATCGTACAACACTAGTGGACAATAATACATGGAACAATTCCCATATTGCCCTTGTGGGTAAAGCGATGGCGAGTAATGAGAGTGCGGCCTATGAAATTATGAGCATGCTTGACGTCGATTATGTGTTGGTGATCTTTGGTGGAGCTATTGGATACTCGGGAGACgacattaataaattcatatggATGGTTAGGATTGCTGAAGGTGAACATCCCAAGGATATACAC GAAGCCGATTATTTCACTGAGCGTGGAGAATACAGAATAGATGCGGAAGGCTCTAAAACTATGTTGAATTGTTTAATGTATAAGTTGTCCTATTACAG ATATGATAGTGGTGGAAGTCCACCAGGCTATGATAGAACACGAAACGCGATGCCAGGAAATCGTGGTTTCAAACTAACTTACCTCGAAGAGTCGTACACTACGGAGCATTGGCTCGTTAGAATATACAG agtGAAGAAGCGAGACGAATTCAACAGACCGCGTGTTCCGCTCGCAAAGAGAACTATATCAACAAGCAACTCTATATCTAAAAAG GCGAGGTCATCGCTATAA
- the LOC123718187 gene encoding dolichyl-diphosphooligosaccharide--protein glycosyltransferase subunit STT3B isoform X2 has product MPTTTAAKPVNGHNQGIFHNTAGFSTLITVTVLTLAWLAGFASRLFAVIRFESIIHEFDPWFNYRSTAYMVEHGFYNFLNWFDERAWYPLGRIVGGTVYPGLMLTSGTIHWLLHALNIPIHIRDICVFLAPVFSGLTAIATYLLTSELWSRGAGLFAACFIAIVPGYSSRSVAGSYDNEGIAIFALQFTYYLWLKSVKSGSVFWSICTALSYFYMVSAWGGYVFIINLIPLHVFVLLIMGRFSQRLFVSYTVFYIIGLVFSMQIPFVGFQPIRTSEHMAASGVFALLMVVGALKYLHSLNPKGEWKQLLVLGTLVAAGAVFLAVVALTYMGVIAPWSGRFYSLWDTGYAKIHIPIIASVSEHQPTTWSSFFFDLHVLVCTFPVGLWYCIKNINDERVFVALYAISAVYFAGVMVRLMLTLTPVVCVLSGIAFSIILELVLREDDPTQASVETEESKNLYDKAGKVKKRVPEPAQTQEQGLGLYARPGTVIAFMILLMLFSVHCTWATSNAYSSPSIVLASYGNDGSRRILDDFREAYGWLSQNTAEDARIMSWWDYGYQIAGMGNRTTLVDNNTWNNSHIALVGKAMASNESAAYEIMSMLDVDYVLVIFGGAIGYSGDDINKFIWMVRIAEGEHPKDIHEADYFTERGEYRIDAEGSKTMLNCLMYKLSYYRYDSGGSPPGYDRTRNAMPGNRGFKLTYLEESYTTEHWLVRIYRVKKRDEFNRPRVPLAKRTISTSNSISKKTSKRRKGLLKNKPTVVKGKKMRLE; this is encoded by the exons atGCCGACAACAACTGCGGCGAAACCGGTAAATGGCCATAATCAAGGAATATTCCACAACACAGCCGGCTTTAGCACCCTCATCACGGTTACAGTTTTGACTCTTGCTTGGTTGGCCGGCTTTGCATCCCGGCTTTTTGCTGTTATACGATTCGAAAGTATTATTCATGAGTTTGATCCATG GTTTAACTACAGATCCACGGCCTATATGGTGGAACATGGATTTTACAATTTCTTGAATTGGTTTGATGAGCGAGCTTGGTATCCTCTAGGAAGAATTGTTGGGGGTACTGTGTATCCTGGTCTGATGCTTACATCGGGTACCATCCATTGGCTTTTACATGCCCTTAATATTCCAATACATATTAGAGATATATGTGTATTTCTTGCTCCAGTGTTTAG TGGGCTCACAGCAATagctacatatttattgacaTCAGAGCTTTGGTCTAGAGGAGCTGGTTTATTTGCTGCTTGCTTTATAGCAATTGTGCCTGGATACAGTAGCAGGTCTGTGGCTGGAAGCTACGACAATGAAGGAATTGCTATCTTTGCTCTACAATTCACATATTATTTATGGCTAAAAAGTGTTAAAAGCGGCTCAGTCTTTTGGTCAATATGCACAGCACTATCTTACTTTTACATG GTATCAGCATGGGGtggttatgtttttattataaatttaatccCCCTCCATGTATTTGTCCTGCTTATAATGGGAAGATTCTCGCAAAGACTGTTTGTGAGCTACACAGTCTTCTACATAATAGGACTGGTATTTTCAATGCAAATACCTTTTGTTGGATTCCAACCTATTCGGACTAGTGAGCATATGGCTGCTTCAG GTGTGTTTGCATTGTTAATGGTAGTTGGAgcattgaaatatttacacaGTTTGAATCCAAAAGGTGAATGGAAGCAACTCCTGGTACTAGGCACGCTTGTCGCAGCTGGTGCCGTATTTTTGGCGGTTGTGGCCTTGACTTATATGGGAGTTATTGCTCCCTGGAGCGGAag GTTTTACTCTCTATGGGATACAGGTTATGCAAAGATTCATATCCCTATAATAGCCTCGGTGTCTGAACATCAGCCTACCACGTGGTCGTCATTTTTCTTTGACCTGCACGTGCTGGTCTGCACTTTCCCGGTTGGTCTGTGGTACTGCATAAAGAATATCAATGATGAACGTGTGTTTg TTGCCCTGTACGCAATAAGCGCGGTATACTTCGCGGGTGTGATGGTTCGTCTGATGCTGACACTCACGCCAGTTGTATGTGTCTTGTCTGGAATCGCATTCTCCATAATTCTGGAGCTCGTCCTTCGTGAGGATGACCCAACACAAGCCTCTGTCGAAACTGAAGAGTCCaagaatttgtatgacaag gcGGGCAAAGTAAAGAAACGCGTCCCAGAACCAGCGCAGACGCAAGAACAGGGGCTGGGATTATATGCACGTCCCGGCACCGTCATAGCCTTCATGATATTACTCATGCTGTTCTCCGTACATTGTACTTGGGCCACTTCGAATGCTTACTCCAGCCCCAGTATAGTGCTCGCCAGCTATGGCAACGATGG ATCGCGAAGAATTTTAGATGACTTCAGGGAAGCCTATGGATGGTTATCACAGAACACGGCTGAAGATGCAAGAATTATGTCCTGGTGGGATTACGGATATCAG ATAGCTGGAATGGGAAATCGTACAACACTAGTGGACAATAATACATGGAACAATTCCCATATTGCCCTTGTGGGTAAAGCGATGGCGAGTAATGAGAGTGCGGCCTATGAAATTATGAGCATGCTTGACGTCGATTATGTGTTGGTGATCTTTGGTGGAGCTATTGGATACTCGGGAGACgacattaataaattcatatggATGGTTAGGATTGCTGAAGGTGAACATCCCAAGGATATACAC GAAGCCGATTATTTCACTGAGCGTGGAGAATACAGAATAGATGCGGAAGGCTCTAAAACTATGTTGAATTGTTTAATGTATAAGTTGTCCTATTACAG ATATGATAGTGGTGGAAGTCCACCAGGCTATGATAGAACACGAAACGCGATGCCAGGAAATCGTGGTTTCAAACTAACTTACCTCGAAGAGTCGTACACTACGGAGCATTGGCTCGTTAGAATATACAG agtGAAGAAGCGAGACGAATTCAACAGACCGCGTGTTCCGCTCGCAAAGAGAACTATATCAACAAGCAACTCTATATCTAAAAAG ACGTCGAAGAGAAGAAAAGgtctacttaaaaataaaccaactGTTGTCAAAGGTAAGAAGATGAGACTAGAGTGA